From Rudanella lutea DSM 19387, a single genomic window includes:
- a CDS encoding dihydrodipicolinate synthase family protein produces the protein MPTPPSSLPRGFVPVMLTPFTDTGAVDLPGLATLTDFYLQTGAAGLFANCLSSEMYELTGFERITITRQVVNRTNGRVPVVSTGTFGGPIAVQADFVKRIYDTGVQAVIVITSQLASPEESDAVFLDRLHQLIDQTEGVPLGMYECPVPYKRLITPDILADILPTGRLIYHKDTCLDLAEVNRRLTVAQGYPFGLYDAYMVNAVSSLKAGAAGLSCIQGNIYPELIVWLCNHYNDPAQQKAVKRVQQFLNRTMDLVHTAYPTLAKYSLQKRGLPISLYTRRKVDRLTPDLCTRVDAMLRDLAQLEADLSIEPVLMPQPA, from the coding sequence ATGCCCACTCCTCCTTCTTCGTTACCGCGCGGCTTTGTGCCGGTCATGCTGACCCCGTTTACCGATACGGGTGCGGTCGACCTGCCGGGTCTGGCTACGCTCACCGATTTTTACCTGCAAACCGGGGCGGCCGGCCTCTTTGCCAACTGCCTTTCGAGCGAGATGTACGAGCTGACAGGCTTTGAGCGCATCACCATCACCCGGCAGGTGGTTAATAGGACCAATGGCCGGGTGCCCGTTGTATCGACCGGCACGTTTGGCGGCCCCATTGCCGTACAGGCCGATTTTGTAAAACGCATTTACGATACCGGCGTACAGGCCGTGATTGTGATTACGAGCCAATTGGCCTCACCCGAAGAGTCCGACGCGGTGTTTCTGGACCGGTTGCATCAACTCATCGACCAAACCGAGGGCGTACCGCTCGGCATGTACGAATGCCCGGTGCCGTACAAACGACTCATCACCCCCGACATTCTGGCCGACATTCTGCCTACCGGGCGGCTGATCTACCACAAAGACACCTGCCTCGACCTGGCCGAAGTAAATCGGCGGTTGACGGTGGCACAGGGCTACCCGTTTGGGCTATACGATGCCTACATGGTCAACGCAGTATCGTCGCTCAAGGCCGGGGCCGCCGGGCTGTCGTGCATTCAGGGCAATATTTACCCCGAACTGATTGTCTGGCTCTGCAACCATTACAACGACCCTGCGCAGCAGAAAGCCGTAAAACGGGTGCAGCAGTTTCTGAACAGAACCATGGACTTAGTGCATACGGCCTACCCCACCCTGGCGAAGTACAGCCTACAGAAACGCGGACTCCCCATCAGCCTGTACACACGCCGGAAAGTAGACCGGCTCACGCCCGACCTCTGCACCCGCGTCGATGCCATGCTCCGCGACCTGGCCCAGCTGGAGGCCGATCTGTCCATCGAACCCGTATTGATGCCACAACCCGCATGA
- a CDS encoding sodium:solute symporter, producing MKTLPIIDLSIIAAYLVGMVAVGIYFSRKNQNADQFTTASGKIPGWAIGLSIYATFLSSNTFLGVPGKAFGSNWNSFVFSLSMPLAAWVATRFFIPFYRSTGEVSAYTHLEHRFGAWARTYAVVCFLLTQLARMGSIFFGIALSLQALTGYPMATIMLVVGSCIIFYTVLGGMEAVIWTEVAQGVIKTGGAVLILWLVVDGMPGGLSKIVEVGQADNKFSLGSFAPDFTQATFWVVLLYGFFMNLNNFGMDQNYVQRYHTTASVREASQSVWLCVYLYVPISLLFFFLGSSLYAYYQANPDLLNAVRMQVATERLPGANPDAIRQLAASLSVADVGDKVMPHFMVNKVPAGMVGLIVAAIMSAAMSTISSGMNASATVFSVDIYQRYVSGALTDKQSLRVLYIATTVFGVLGMFTGIAMIGVKSVLDIWWMLSGIFAGGMLGLFLLGIISRTTRNAEALIATIVGVLVIVWMTLSAQLPDSMAQLRSPLHPNMIMVVGTLTLFLTGLLLTRLRGRGTQAQTAEPQTTASA from the coding sequence ATGAAGACACTCCCCATCATAGACCTGAGCATTATAGCGGCCTACCTGGTCGGGATGGTGGCTGTGGGTATTTACTTTTCCCGCAAAAACCAGAACGCCGATCAGTTCACGACCGCTTCGGGCAAAATTCCGGGTTGGGCCATCGGCCTGTCGATCTACGCTACGTTTCTGAGCAGCAACACCTTTCTGGGGGTGCCGGGCAAAGCCTTCGGCTCCAACTGGAATTCGTTTGTGTTTAGCCTTTCCATGCCGCTGGCGGCCTGGGTAGCCACGCGGTTTTTTATTCCGTTTTACCGCAGCACGGGCGAGGTATCGGCCTACACCCACCTCGAACATCGGTTTGGGGCCTGGGCCCGCACCTACGCCGTGGTGTGTTTTCTGCTCACGCAGCTGGCGCGTATGGGATCCATCTTTTTCGGTATCGCACTCAGTCTGCAAGCCCTCACCGGCTACCCTATGGCTACCATCATGCTGGTGGTGGGGAGCTGCATCATTTTTTACACCGTGCTGGGCGGTATGGAGGCCGTGATCTGGACCGAAGTAGCGCAGGGTGTCATCAAAACCGGCGGGGCCGTGCTGATTTTGTGGTTGGTAGTGGATGGTATGCCCGGCGGGCTGTCGAAGATTGTGGAGGTTGGGCAGGCCGACAACAAGTTTAGCTTAGGCAGTTTCGCGCCCGACTTTACACAGGCCACGTTCTGGGTGGTATTGCTCTACGGCTTTTTTATGAACCTGAACAACTTCGGGATGGATCAGAACTACGTGCAGCGGTACCACACCACGGCTTCGGTGCGCGAAGCGAGCCAATCGGTTTGGCTGTGCGTGTACCTGTACGTGCCTATCTCGCTGCTGTTCTTTTTTCTCGGATCGAGTCTGTACGCCTACTATCAGGCTAACCCCGACCTGCTGAATGCCGTCAGGATGCAGGTGGCTACCGAGCGTTTGCCCGGTGCCAACCCGGACGCCATTCGGCAGTTGGCGGCTTCGCTCAGTGTGGCCGACGTGGGCGATAAGGTCATGCCGCATTTTATGGTGAACAAGGTTCCGGCAGGAATGGTGGGCCTCATTGTGGCGGCCATTATGTCGGCGGCCATGAGCACCATCAGCTCAGGCATGAATGCGTCGGCTACGGTCTTCTCGGTCGACATTTATCAGCGGTACGTGTCGGGCGCGCTGACGGATAAGCAATCGTTGCGGGTACTGTACATTGCCACCACCGTGTTTGGGGTGCTGGGCATGTTTACGGGCATTGCCATGATTGGCGTGAAAAGCGTACTCGACATCTGGTGGATGCTCTCGGGCATTTTTGCGGGGGGTATGCTGGGGCTCTTCCTGCTGGGTATCATCTCCCGCACGACCCGCAACGCCGAGGCTCTGATTGCTACCATCGTGGGCGTGCTGGTGATTGTCTGGATGACGCTTTCGGCCCAACTCCCCGACTCGATGGCGCAATTACGCAGCCCGCTACACCCTAACATGATTATGGTGGTGGGTACGCTTACGTTGTTTCTGACGGGCCTGCTGCTGACTCGCCTGCGCGGCCGCGGCACCCAAGCCCAAACCGCTGAACCCCAGACAACCGCTTCGGCGTAG
- a CDS encoding PhoPQ-activated pathogenicity-related family protein produces the protein MNLNPLRLSILGCLLVALFAFERPAPKPKITPSTALESYLRNGDQTFAWQQKDSYTYGDITAYEILLTSQNWRNHIWKHQLTILVPKDVQHTEAMLFITGGSIKEGEPRWNGREDGFNRAMSAVATGNKAVVAVLRQTPNQPLYDNLTEDALISYTLHQFKKDGDYSWPLLFPMVKSAVRAMDAMQEFSTKTLQKPINGFVVSGASKRGWTTWLTGASDKRVVAIAPMVIDILNMPVNLDYQMKSWNKYSEQIEDYVKLEIPQTVHSKAGSAVTEMIDPYAYRKKLTMPKMLFMGTNDEYWTVDAVKHYLGEIPGQNFIHYVPNVGHDLGDKRQALGALSAFFGTTLSKKPYPACQWTVTPTKTGVNLTLTATPDALQDVTVWSATSADRIFQDEKWTGKSLGIANQAKINLTEAFPGSGYRAFYVDLKYKAPNGGTYTESTRMFLTDNDEVFLK, from the coding sequence ATGAACCTGAACCCCTTACGCCTGTCTATTCTGGGTTGCCTGCTGGTAGCGCTTTTTGCGTTCGAGCGGCCAGCCCCCAAACCCAAAATTACGCCATCGACAGCCCTCGAAAGCTACCTCCGCAATGGGGACCAAACCTTTGCGTGGCAGCAGAAAGACAGCTACACCTATGGCGATATTACGGCCTACGAAATCCTGCTGACCTCCCAGAACTGGCGTAACCACATCTGGAAACATCAGCTCACGATTCTGGTGCCTAAAGACGTGCAGCATACGGAGGCCATGCTTTTCATTACGGGCGGCTCCATCAAAGAAGGTGAGCCCCGCTGGAATGGCCGCGAAGACGGATTCAACCGGGCTATGAGTGCGGTCGCTACGGGCAACAAGGCCGTTGTGGCCGTGCTGCGCCAAACCCCCAACCAACCGTTGTACGACAACCTGACCGAAGACGCGCTCATCTCGTACACCCTCCATCAGTTCAAAAAAGATGGCGACTACAGCTGGCCACTGCTGTTCCCGATGGTAAAAAGTGCCGTGCGGGCTATGGACGCCATGCAGGAGTTTTCGACCAAAACGCTCCAGAAACCCATCAACGGGTTTGTGGTGTCGGGAGCCTCGAAACGCGGCTGGACCACCTGGCTCACCGGTGCCAGCGACAAGCGCGTAGTAGCCATTGCCCCAATGGTCATTGATATTCTGAACATGCCCGTGAACCTCGACTACCAGATGAAAAGCTGGAACAAGTACAGCGAGCAGATTGAAGATTACGTAAAACTCGAAATTCCGCAGACGGTACACAGTAAGGCCGGCAGTGCCGTTACCGAAATGATTGACCCCTACGCCTATCGAAAAAAACTCACCATGCCCAAAATGCTGTTTATGGGCACCAACGATGAGTACTGGACCGTAGACGCGGTGAAGCACTACCTCGGCGAGATTCCGGGGCAGAACTTTATCCACTATGTCCCCAACGTAGGCCACGACCTCGGCGATAAGCGGCAGGCCCTTGGTGCCCTGAGCGCCTTTTTCGGGACTACCCTGAGCAAAAAGCCGTACCCCGCCTGCCAATGGACGGTAACGCCCACCAAAACCGGCGTAAACCTGACCCTGACCGCCACACCCGATGCACTTCAGGACGTGACCGTCTGGTCGGCCACCTCGGCCGACCGGATTTTTCAGGACGAAAAATGGACCGGCAAATCGCTGGGGATCGCCAATCAGGCCAAAATAAACCTGACCGAAGCGTTTCCGGGCAGTGGCTATCGTGCCTTTTACGTCGACCTGAAGTACAAAGCACCAAATGGTGGCACCTACACCGAAAGCACCCGCATGTTTCTGACCGATAATGACGAGGTATTCCTGAAATGA
- a CDS encoding SusD/RagB family nutrient-binding outer membrane lipoprotein has product MKTQSKKIIACLGILTTLLVSCKDLTELNVNPNGVQAGAVNPNLIMPTVLTETAKLYTNLGFQDIAGVVQHTQKDAWFNGHNDYDWGGDQSWTPYYDQLRNNELLYKRAVEQNLEFQQGVALVMKSYLFGLITDLWGDAPYTNALKGEQGGTEFIAPKYDDQGTIYAGILADLEKANTLLSKPKSAYSSIVENVDVYYAGDPAKWQKFANSLRLRYFMRISAKQPDIAKAGIEKIMANLAQNPIIDDASADATMAYVGNNANDAWPSNTVFDISGSNYRRIKMGATLVKPMQATNDPRLAIWAKKVEVPLSVDASLPAGTDKIVNGIRLLSPDKVGNTPIDTDPNYVGLPASVSQLPSTYNFNPTPGQTSVNPHVSYLNEIYMQAKGTLLKARLMSAAEVRFILAEAAQKGWAVGDAKTHYEAGVRASLTAWGLASSYNAFIAQKGVAYDGTLAQVMGQKWIASWTSATESWFDYRRTGLPALNSGPAAKRKAIPLRFYYMRDELNLNKANSASAIEKLEMTTNSQSDGKNSAWSKPWVVQGTGKPW; this is encoded by the coding sequence ATGAAAACGCAATCGAAAAAAATAATAGCCTGCCTGGGTATTCTGACGACGCTGCTGGTTTCGTGCAAAGACCTCACCGAACTCAACGTCAACCCCAACGGTGTGCAGGCCGGGGCCGTAAACCCCAACCTGATTATGCCCACCGTGCTCACCGAAACGGCCAAACTGTACACCAACTTAGGGTTCCAGGATATTGCCGGGGTGGTGCAGCACACCCAGAAAGATGCCTGGTTTAACGGGCATAACGACTACGACTGGGGGGGCGACCAAAGCTGGACCCCGTACTACGACCAACTCCGCAACAACGAACTCCTGTACAAGCGGGCTGTGGAGCAGAATCTGGAGTTTCAGCAGGGTGTGGCTCTCGTCATGAAGTCGTACCTGTTTGGCCTCATCACCGACCTTTGGGGCGATGCCCCCTACACCAACGCCCTCAAGGGTGAGCAGGGGGGTACGGAGTTTATTGCCCCCAAATACGACGATCAGGGTACGATTTACGCGGGTATTCTGGCCGATCTGGAAAAAGCCAACACCCTGCTCTCGAAACCCAAAAGTGCCTATTCCAGCATTGTCGAGAACGTAGATGTGTACTACGCTGGTGACCCCGCCAAGTGGCAAAAATTCGCCAACTCGCTCCGGCTTCGGTACTTCATGCGGATTTCGGCCAAGCAGCCCGATATAGCCAAGGCGGGTATTGAGAAGATTATGGCTAACCTGGCGCAAAACCCCATTATCGACGATGCCTCGGCCGATGCCACGATGGCGTATGTGGGCAACAACGCCAACGATGCCTGGCCGTCGAACACGGTGTTTGACATCAGCGGCAGCAACTACCGCCGGATTAAAATGGGGGCTACCCTCGTTAAACCCATGCAGGCAACCAACGACCCGCGCCTGGCTATCTGGGCCAAAAAAGTGGAGGTGCCGCTGTCGGTCGATGCTTCCCTACCCGCGGGTACCGATAAAATTGTGAACGGAATCCGGTTGCTCTCGCCCGATAAAGTGGGCAACACTCCAATTGATACTGACCCGAACTACGTGGGCCTGCCCGCGAGCGTTTCGCAGCTTCCGTCGACGTATAATTTCAACCCCACACCCGGCCAAACGTCGGTGAACCCGCACGTATCGTATCTCAACGAGATCTATATGCAGGCCAAGGGCACCTTGCTCAAGGCCCGGCTCATGTCGGCCGCCGAGGTTCGGTTTATTCTGGCCGAAGCCGCCCAGAAAGGGTGGGCTGTGGGCGATGCCAAAACGCATTACGAGGCCGGTGTACGGGCCTCACTCACCGCCTGGGGCCTTGCCAGCAGTTACAATGCGTTTATTGCCCAGAAAGGCGTTGCCTACGATGGCACACTGGCGCAGGTGATGGGTCAGAAATGGATTGCCAGCTGGACGAGCGCCACCGAGTCGTGGTTCGACTACCGCCGGACGGGCCTGCCCGCGCTCAATTCGGGACCGGCAGCCAAGCGCAAAGCCATTCCGCTCCGGTTTTACTACATGCGCGACGAGCTGAACCTCAACAAGGCCAACTCAGCATCGGCCATCGAGAAACTCGAAATGACCACCAATTCCCAGTCAGACGGAAAAAACAGTGCCTGGTCGAAGCCGTGGGTCGTGCAAGGCACCGGCAAGCCCTGGTAA
- a CDS encoding SusC/RagA family TonB-linked outer membrane protein — MKSIFTLLLMLRHALAIGMVAVVCSAQVLAGSPARTKAARVITGTVTLATNNQPIAGANVLIKGTQMGTVTDQKGQYSITVSTDNAVLVFSFIGHKTQEILVGKQSVIDVGLVENSEVLNEVVVTALGIKREARSLGYAVSEVQGKDLSRVAQENILNSLAGKVPGVQISSTGPTGSSVSMIIRGAKSLNTDNQPLFVVDGVPIANTLNNVSQIGNDNRVDYGNAISDINPEDIENISILKGPSAAALYGSRAGNGVVLITTKSGSKSQKMTVSLTSNTVFDQPYRFLKTSSRFATGILPFTPTANPYPGGVLTIDESSAGGVGPELDRGYSAIQWNSPVGPDGKKIPTPLVSHPNNVRDFVQTGITSSNGISIANNSEKVTYRLSYANMSSRGIIPNSDLFKNTLAVSTALRVNNKLTLSTNLDFSRNNSNNRPAGERGTNPMQWAYAVGSHIDINELRDYWVPGREGLQQRSQSPANYNNPYFLAYEVNNSFVRDRLFGNLKAEWQLTPDIKLMARYALDTYSEQRQTKIARSYTGEPNGAYGVINLKRYERNADFLATYNKRLGDLSMVISAGGNNRYSESSDISTSSLNRAGLIIPGLFTIQNIAPNNLQYSNYLFRRAIYSVYGTANFGYKDMIYLDLTARNDWSSTLPVSNRSYFYPSASLSILINEMVPLKNVDLFKVRAGVAQVGNDANPYSLYPTLGDAGAWNGITRLNKPGAILLPDLKPEIATSYEVGIDYNMFRNRLRFAGTYYVSNNRNQIIPTQIAPSSGFTTKNINAGLLESRGVELSLGGTLWDKGGLRWDLTTNYTRNVTRIKELADGLPFYTLWTDAKGGAWTYVGDKVGDIYDAQIVTVTDEKSPYFGYPILDNDGSWQARSASTSKNKIGNFNPDFILGAQSSISYKGFSLNLSLDWRAGGDFVSQTYRYMESDLRSQRFLDNLINPNGRTGDALRNWLVENADEYIRINGNRFPIVGGPTADYGGYPFEFGGKTYPYGVFNPGVIAQYDAKGNITGYIENLGGTGTRIIPYGDNYPWDFTRAAMFDASFVKLREVSLGYDLPARFVKSIGLQNANVSVYSRNIILWTAAKINIDPEMAFQPQAGTQAGTQFKQGIERYNVTPWVIPVGFKLGLTF; from the coding sequence ATGAAATCAATCTTTACGCTTCTCCTCATGCTCAGGCATGCGCTGGCTATCGGTATGGTAGCGGTCGTTTGCTCGGCTCAGGTGCTGGCTGGTAGCCCGGCCCGTACCAAAGCCGCCCGGGTTATCACGGGCACCGTGACCTTAGCCACCAACAATCAGCCCATTGCGGGGGCCAATGTGCTCATTAAGGGCACGCAGATGGGTACCGTGACCGACCAGAAAGGCCAGTACTCGATCACGGTGTCGACCGACAACGCCGTGCTGGTATTCTCGTTTATCGGCCACAAAACGCAGGAAATCCTGGTTGGCAAGCAGTCGGTGATCGACGTAGGGCTGGTGGAAAACAGCGAAGTCCTCAACGAAGTGGTGGTTACGGCTCTCGGTATCAAGCGCGAAGCCCGCTCGCTCGGCTATGCCGTGAGCGAGGTGCAGGGTAAAGACCTCAGCCGGGTGGCGCAGGAGAACATCCTGAACTCGCTTGCCGGTAAGGTGCCGGGCGTACAAATCAGCTCGACAGGCCCCACGGGTTCGTCGGTGAGCATGATTATCCGGGGGGCTAAATCGCTCAACACGGATAACCAGCCCCTGTTTGTGGTGGATGGGGTGCCCATTGCCAACACCCTCAACAACGTGAGTCAGATTGGTAACGACAACCGGGTCGATTACGGCAACGCTATTTCGGACATTAACCCCGAAGACATCGAAAACATTTCGATTCTGAAAGGGCCAAGTGCGGCCGCTCTCTACGGCTCGCGGGCGGGCAATGGTGTGGTGCTGATTACAACCAAGAGCGGTTCAAAATCACAGAAAATGACCGTATCGCTCACCTCAAACACGGTGTTCGATCAGCCGTACCGGTTCCTCAAAACATCGAGCCGGTTTGCCACCGGGATTCTGCCCTTTACGCCTACGGCCAACCCCTACCCCGGCGGTGTTCTGACCATCGACGAAAGCTCGGCCGGGGGCGTTGGCCCCGAACTCGACCGGGGCTACAGCGCCATTCAATGGAACAGCCCGGTGGGTCCCGACGGCAAAAAAATACCGACCCCGCTGGTGTCGCACCCCAACAACGTCCGCGACTTTGTGCAGACGGGCATCACCAGCTCCAACGGCATCTCGATCGCGAACAACTCCGAGAAGGTGACCTACCGGCTGTCGTACGCCAACATGAGCAGCCGGGGCATTATTCCGAACTCCGACCTGTTTAAGAACACGCTGGCCGTGAGCACCGCCCTGCGCGTAAACAACAAGCTGACCTTGAGCACCAACCTCGATTTTAGCCGTAACAACTCCAACAACCGACCAGCGGGCGAGCGCGGCACCAACCCCATGCAGTGGGCCTACGCCGTGGGATCGCACATCGACATCAACGAGCTGCGCGACTACTGGGTACCTGGCCGCGAGGGCTTGCAGCAGCGGTCGCAAAGCCCGGCCAACTACAACAACCCGTATTTTCTGGCCTACGAGGTCAACAACAGCTTTGTGCGCGACCGCCTGTTTGGTAACCTCAAGGCCGAGTGGCAACTCACGCCCGACATTAAACTGATGGCCCGCTACGCACTGGATACCTACAGCGAGCAGCGGCAAACCAAAATTGCCCGGAGCTACACGGGTGAGCCCAACGGTGCCTACGGGGTCATCAACCTCAAACGCTACGAGCGCAACGCCGACTTCCTGGCTACTTACAACAAACGGCTGGGCGACTTGAGCATGGTGATTTCGGCGGGGGGTAACAACCGGTACTCGGAGTCGTCGGACATCAGCACGAGCAGCCTCAACCGGGCCGGGCTGATTATTCCGGGGCTGTTTACGATTCAGAACATCGCGCCCAACAACCTGCAATACAGCAACTACCTGTTCCGCCGGGCTATTTACAGCGTGTACGGCACGGCCAACTTCGGGTACAAAGACATGATCTACCTCGACCTGACCGCCCGCAACGACTGGTCGAGCACGCTGCCGGTCAGCAACCGGTCGTACTTTTACCCCTCGGCCTCGCTCAGTATACTCATCAACGAGATGGTGCCCCTCAAAAACGTGGACCTGTTTAAGGTGCGGGCGGGCGTAGCGCAGGTGGGTAACGATGCCAACCCGTACAGCCTCTACCCCACCCTCGGCGACGCGGGGGCCTGGAACGGCATTACGCGGCTGAACAAGCCGGGGGCGATTCTGCTCCCCGACCTGAAGCCCGAAATTGCGACCTCGTACGAGGTTGGTATTGATTACAACATGTTCCGCAACCGGCTGCGGTTTGCCGGTACGTACTACGTCTCGAACAACCGAAACCAGATTATCCCGACCCAAATTGCGCCATCGTCGGGCTTTACAACCAAAAATATCAACGCTGGTTTGCTCGAAAGCCGGGGTGTTGAACTCTCGCTCGGCGGTACACTCTGGGACAAAGGCGGGCTGCGCTGGGACCTGACCACCAACTATACCCGCAACGTGACGCGGATTAAGGAACTGGCCGACGGATTGCCCTTCTACACCCTCTGGACCGACGCCAAGGGTGGAGCCTGGACCTACGTAGGCGATAAAGTTGGTGATATTTACGATGCCCAAATCGTGACCGTTACCGACGAGAAGTCGCCGTATTTCGGCTACCCCATTCTCGACAACGATGGCTCGTGGCAGGCCCGCAGTGCCAGCACCAGCAAAAACAAAATTGGTAATTTCAACCCCGATTTCATTCTGGGGGCCCAAAGCTCTATTTCGTACAAGGGCTTCAGCCTGAACCTCTCGCTCGACTGGCGGGCCGGGGGTGATTTTGTGTCGCAAACGTACCGGTACATGGAGTCGGATCTGCGCTCGCAGCGGTTCCTCGACAACCTCATCAACCCCAACGGCCGTACGGGCGATGCCCTTCGCAACTGGTTGGTTGAGAACGCCGACGAGTACATCCGCATCAACGGCAACCGCTTCCCGATTGTAGGCGGCCCCACGGCCGATTACGGCGGCTATCCGTTTGAGTTTGGTGGCAAAACGTACCCCTACGGTGTGTTCAACCCCGGTGTCATTGCGCAGTACGACGCCAAGGGTAACATTACGGGCTACATCGAGAACCTGGGTGGCACGGGTACCCGCATCATCCCCTACGGCGACAACTACCCCTGGGACTTCACACGGGCGGCTATGTTCGACGCGTCGTTTGTGAAGCTGCGCGAAGTGTCGCTCGGGTACGACCTGCCCGCCCGCTTCGTGAAGTCGATTGGGTTGCAAAACGCCAATGTTTCGGTGTACAGCCGCAACATCATTCTCTGGACGGCGGCCAAGATCAACATCGACCCCGAAATGGCGTTTCAGCCGCAAGCCGGTACGCAGGCCGGTACCCAGTTTAAGCAGGGTATTGAGCGCTACAACGTAACCCCCTGGGTTATTCCGGTCGGTTTCAAACTGGGTCTCACGTTCTAA
- a CDS encoding RNA polymerase sigma factor, giving the protein MTVDLATRTLIGHVVHGDQAAFAQLYRNYRTPALKFCLHLLKDRDEAENMVHDLFVKLWERRASINPDLNFNSFLFTCLRNLTFDYLKQVEKSQQFKQRYLERMETFRDEDTADEEARVQRLQTAIDGLSHRRKAILLLSIEEGKSYGEIAELLRISKNTVKNQLVKARQLLRETVDVAIS; this is encoded by the coding sequence ATGACTGTCGACCTCGCTACCCGAACTCTTATTGGTCATGTTGTTCATGGCGATCAGGCTGCGTTTGCTCAGCTTTACCGCAACTACCGGACACCGGCTCTGAAGTTCTGCCTGCACTTGCTCAAAGACCGCGACGAGGCCGAAAACATGGTGCACGATCTATTTGTGAAGCTGTGGGAACGACGCGCGTCGATCAATCCCGACCTCAACTTCAACTCCTTCCTGTTTACCTGCCTCCGCAACCTGACCTTCGACTATCTGAAGCAAGTGGAGAAAAGTCAGCAGTTTAAACAGCGGTATCTGGAGCGGATGGAAACTTTCCGCGACGAAGACACCGCCGACGAAGAGGCCCGGGTGCAGCGACTGCAAACGGCTATCGATGGGCTCTCGCACCGCCGGAAGGCCATTCTGCTCCTGAGTATCGAAGAAGGAAAATCGTACGGAGAAATAGCCGAGTTGTTACGCATTTCAAAGAATACGGTCAAAAACCAGCTGGTGAAAGCCCGGCAGCTCCTGCGCGAAACCGTCGACGTAGCCATCTCGTAA